One Elaeis guineensis isolate ETL-2024a chromosome 10, EG11, whole genome shotgun sequence genomic window carries:
- the LOC140851994 gene encoding zinc finger BED domain-containing protein RICESLEEPER 2-like has product MPEWQKISRQTGRSDCYKHGLSEIEVVIEDVRDSVTYLNGSEARLEVFAEIVQQLQPPYRKLILDCPTCWNSIYDMLVCAIKFKEVFPRYADRELCYICCPDVEGWKKVEKLCEILEVFKAATEIFSGTDNPTAHLFLNEVYGVKVLLDKKSSTEDTFIRRLIAKMKEKINIGVNAIC; this is encoded by the exons ATGCCTGAATGGCAAAAGATTTCTCGGCAGACGGGGAGGAGTGATTGCTACAAG CATGGACTAAGCGAGATTGAAGTGGTGATTGAGGATGTTCGTGATAGTGTCACTTATCTTAATGGAAGTGAAGCAAGACTTGAGGTGTTTGCTGAGATTGTCCAACAATTACAACCGCCGTATAGAAAGTTGATTTTGGATTGTCCAACCTGTTGGAATTCAATTTATGACATGTTGGTATGtgcaatcaagtttaaagaagttTTTCCTAGATATGCAGATCGAGAACTATGTTACATTTGCTGTCCAGATGTTGAAGGTTGGAAAAAAGTTGAGAAGTTATGTGAGATTTTAGAGGTATTCAAAGCTGCCACCGAAATTTTTTCTGGGACAGATAATCCAACAGCACATTTATTTCTTAATGAAGTATACGGGGTGAAGGTATTGCTGGATAAAAAGTCAAGTACCGAGGATACTTTCATTAGACGATTGATTGCAAAAATGAAGGAAAAGATAAATATTGGGGTGAATGCAATCTGTTGA
- the LOC105053472 gene encoding LOW QUALITY PROTEIN: probable polyamine transporter At3g13620 (The sequence of the model RefSeq protein was modified relative to this genomic sequence to represent the inferred CDS: deleted 2 bases in 1 codon), giving the protein MSSEIQLHAPGEGGGDGGCGRSPPSNKLPGPMGSSSSLQESMLPKPNPSRANKLTLIPLIFLIYFEVAGGPYGAEPAVEAAGPLLALLGFLIFPFIWSIPESLVTAELATAIPGNGGFVLWADRAFGSFPGFMMGSWKFLSGVINSAAFPVLCADYLARAAPVLGDGLPRDATVTGMNLLLSFVNYTGLTIVGYTAVALGIVSLMPFVLMSAIAVPRLHPRRWLEGGKDRDWRLFFNTLFWNLNFWDSASTMAGEVDRPERTFPRALLVAGLMTTLGYLLPLMAAIGATDAPQDAWGDGFFADAAGMYSQLSAGFFSFINCESCAAAHLV; this is encoded by the exons ATGAGCTCGGAGATCCAACTCCATGCCCCCGGAGAGGGAGGAGGTGATGGTGGCTGCGGCCGCTCTCCACCTAGTAATAAATTGCCAGGGCCCATGGGATCCTCATCA TCCCTCCAAGAATCCATGCTCCCAAAACCCAATCCATCGAGAGCCAACAAGCTGACACTCATCCCCCTCATCTTCCTCATCTACTTCGAGGTGGCCGGCGGCCCCTACGGCGCGGAGCCAGCCGTCGAGGCGGCGGGGCCCCTGCTCGCCCTCCTCGGCTTCCTTATCTTCCCCTTCATCTGGAGCATCCCAGAGTCGCTCGTGACGGCGGAGCTGGCCACCGCCATCCCGGGCAACGGTGGCTTCGTCCTCTGGGCGGACCGCGCCTTCGGCTCCTTTCCCGGCTTTATGATGGGAAGCTGGAAGTTCCTCAGCGGCGTCATCAACAGCGCCGCCTTCCCGGTCCTCTGCGCCGACTACCTTGCCCGCGCCGCCCCGGTGCTCGGCGACGGCCTCCCCCGCGACGCCACCGTCACCGGGATGAACCTCCTGCTATCGTTCGTCAACTACACGGGCCTGACCATAGTCGGGTACACGGCGGTGGCGCTGGGGATCGTATCGCTGATGCCATtcgtgctgatgtcggcgatcgCGGTGCCGAGGCTCCATCCGAGGCGGTGGCTGGAAGGGGGGAAGGACAGGGACTGGAGGCTGTTCTTCAATACGCTGTTCTGGAATCTCAACTTCTGGGACAGCGCCAGCACGATGGCCGGGGAGGTGGACAGGCCGGAGAGGACGTTCCCCAGGGCGCTGCTGGTGGCGGGGCTGATGACCACGCTTGGCTACCTCCTGCCGCTGATGGCGGCCATCGGGGCCACCGATGCTCCGCAGGACGCGTGGGGCGACGGCTTCTTCGCCGACGCCGCAGGTATGTACTCCCAACTCAGTGCCGGTTTTTTCTCTTTCATTAATTGCGAGTCATGTGCTGCTGCTCATCTGGTTTAA